In Clostridium swellfunianum, a genomic segment contains:
- a CDS encoding fused FliR family export protein/FlhB family type III secretion system protein, producing MVNIAYFTAIILVFLRMLGYFVVVPIFFPKGFPNIAKVAFTLVIAYILIPGINYSHVNITNNYELISLAINEIVTGLTLGFITNLIFFSIRMAGQLIDFQIGFSMINMFDPSTNSNATLLEHVLYWSSLVLFFTIDAHHMLISALIESFNAISLGKFILGGESVGLIIDAFIQFFALGLKIAIPLVLIILITDIVLGLIGRTVPNLNLMILGMPIKVLVGLSAFVLALPLLFKLMINGFGDIGDVLKGIFKLAPVIIVFASEDKTEEATPKKKSDARKKGQVARSKEVNLAFTLLASTLVLMALGTYVGTSLKETLNIFFSDYLMKDISYTDVKSLTLVVIWRLAIVILPIVAPIMIFGILGNFAQVGFMLTGEPVKPQLSKLNPLSGFKRIFSSRTAVETIKDLIIVALLGYIGYSFIRDNYTILLQISSLRIGAIPAAFGKLVIGVFTKITIVMVAIALADYLYQRFQYNKELKMTKQEIKEEFKQQEGNPEIKSKIKQKQREIASRRMMQAVPDATVVVTNPTHIACALRYEDGKDSAPVLLAKGADNVAIKIKDIAKESNIPIIENKLLARMIYAQVDIDAEVPSEMYQAIAEILAIVYKMKKKK from the coding sequence TTGGTTAATATTGCCTACTTTACAGCAATAATTTTAGTTTTTTTAAGAATGCTTGGATATTTTGTAGTAGTTCCAATATTTTTTCCAAAGGGCTTTCCCAACATAGCTAAGGTTGCCTTTACCTTAGTTATAGCGTATATCCTAATACCAGGAATTAATTATTCACATGTAAACATAACAAATAATTATGAATTAATCTCTTTAGCTATTAATGAAATCGTCACAGGGTTGACATTAGGTTTTATTACAAACTTGATATTTTTTTCTATCAGGATGGCTGGTCAATTAATAGACTTTCAAATTGGTTTTTCTATGATAAATATGTTTGATCCATCAACTAATAGTAATGCTACCCTTTTAGAGCACGTTTTATATTGGTCCAGTCTAGTACTATTTTTCACAATAGATGCCCACCATATGCTTATTAGTGCTTTAATAGAAAGCTTCAATGCAATTAGTCTAGGTAAATTTATTTTGGGTGGAGAAAGCGTCGGCCTAATTATAGATGCATTTATACAATTCTTTGCTCTAGGTTTGAAAATAGCGATACCATTGGTATTGATAATTCTTATAACAGATATAGTTTTAGGACTTATAGGAAGAACAGTTCCTAACCTTAATCTTATGATATTAGGTATGCCTATAAAGGTATTAGTGGGGTTATCTGCATTCGTTCTTGCTCTTCCTTTGTTATTTAAACTCATGATAAATGGCTTTGGAGATATAGGTGATGTTTTAAAGGGAATTTTTAAGTTGGCTCCAGTTATTATTGTATTTGCCTCTGAAGATAAGACGGAAGAAGCTACTCCAAAGAAAAAAAGCGATGCAAGAAAAAAAGGACAGGTAGCAAGAAGTAAAGAGGTTAATTTGGCTTTTACACTTTTAGCTTCAACCTTAGTACTTATGGCGCTTGGAACCTATGTGGGGACAAGTCTTAAAGAAACGCTAAACATATTCTTTTCAGACTACTTGATGAAAGATATCAGTTATACTGATGTAAAAAGCTTAACGCTTGTAGTAATTTGGAGACTAGCTATAGTCATACTTCCTATAGTTGCACCAATAATGATATTCGGTATATTAGGAAACTTTGCACAGGTTGGATTTATGTTAACTGGAGAACCTGTAAAGCCTCAGCTTTCAAAACTAAATCCTCTTAGCGGCTTTAAAAGAATTTTTTCCTCTAGAACTGCTGTGGAAACTATAAAGGATTTAATAATAGTGGCTTTACTTGGCTATATAGGTTATAGCTTTATAAGAGATAATTATACAATCCTTCTTCAAATAAGCAGTTTGAGAATAGGAGCCATACCTGCTGCCTTTGGAAAGCTTGTTATAGGTGTGTTTACAAAAATTACAATAGTCATGGTAGCAATAGCACTTGCTGATTATCTTTATCAAAGATTTCAGTATAATAAAGAATTAAAGATGACTAAACAGGAGATAAAAGAAGAATTCAAACAACAGGAAGGTAACCCAGAAATTAAATCTAAGATAAAGCAAAAACAAAGGGAGATAGCTTCAAGAAGAATGATGCAGGCTGTACCTGATGCTACAGTGGTTGTAACAAACCCAACTCATATAGCCTGTGCACTTAGGTATGAAGATGGGAAAGATAGCGCTCCAGTGCTATTAGCTAAAGGTGCTGATAATGTGGCAATAAAGATTAAGGATATAGCTAAGGAAAGTAATATTCCAATTATAGAGAATAAACTCTTAGCTAGAATGATATATGCACAAGTAGATATAGATGCCGAAGTTCCTTCAGAAATGTATCAAGCAATTGCAGAGATTTTAGCAATAGTTTATAAAATGAAAAAGAAGAAGTAG
- the fliQ gene encoding flagellar biosynthesis protein FliQ, which translates to MSENMIISIIKDAVQTGLMVAAPILIVSLVVGLIISIFQATTQIQEQTLTFVPKLIAAAVVGLIAGPWMLHTVVNFTQRIFSLISNIVQ; encoded by the coding sequence ATGAGCGAAAATATGATTATTTCAATAATAAAGGATGCTGTGCAAACAGGTCTTATGGTGGCAGCGCCCATTCTTATTGTTTCTTTGGTAGTAGGCTTGATAATTAGTATCTTTCAAGCAACTACACAGATACAGGAGCAGACACTAACCTTCGTGCCAAAGCTTATTGCAGCTGCTGTAGTAGGACTCATCGCTGGTCCTTGGATGCTTCACACTGTAGTAAACTTTACTCAAAGGATTTTTTCACTTATTTCAAATATCGTACAGTAA
- the fliP gene encoding flagellar type III secretion system pore protein FliP (The bacterial flagellar biogenesis protein FliP forms a type III secretion system (T3SS)-type pore required for flagellar assembly.), which produces MKKRYAVVTLLVMAFIVFFGYNVQAAPATLPLPKVNISVDGANTPKEYVDNIKLLIILTVLTLLPSIIIMTTSFIRTIIVFSFLRSAIGTQQSPPNQVMIGLAIFLTIFIMAPTFNAVNTNAIKPYLENKITQEQAIAEGSKPLREFMLKQTRQNDLKLFVDVAKVKGEINKENVPLYVVIPAFIISELKTAFTIGFLLFIPFLIIDLVVASVLLSMGMMMLPPVMVSLPFKLLLFVMVDGWHLLVKSIITSFS; this is translated from the coding sequence ATGAAAAAAAGATATGCAGTAGTAACACTTCTAGTTATGGCCTTTATAGTTTTTTTTGGATATAATGTACAAGCTGCGCCAGCAACATTGCCCTTGCCAAAGGTTAATATATCTGTAGATGGAGCTAATACGCCAAAGGAATATGTTGATAATATAAAACTACTTATAATATTAACAGTTCTTACGTTGCTCCCTTCTATAATCATTATGACAACAAGCTTTATAAGAACTATAATTGTATTTTCATTTCTTAGAAGTGCAATTGGTACACAGCAGTCACCCCCTAATCAAGTTATGATAGGACTTGCGATTTTTCTTACCATTTTTATAATGGCACCAACCTTTAATGCTGTAAATACTAATGCGATAAAACCATATTTGGAAAATAAGATAACCCAAGAGCAAGCTATAGCTGAAGGATCAAAGCCGCTAAGAGAATTTATGCTTAAACAAACAAGACAAAACGATCTCAAACTCTTTGTTGATGTTGCTAAGGTTAAGGGAGAAATAAACAAGGAAAATGTTCCGCTATATGTAGTTATACCTGCTTTTATAATAAGCGAATTGAAAACAGCATTTACTATAGGATTTCTGCTTTTTATACCGTTCTTAATTATAGATTTAGTTGTTGCCAGCGTGCTTTTATCTATGGGTATGATGATGCTTCCGCCTGTAATGGTATCGCTTCCCTTTAAGCTTCTTTTATTTGTAATGGTAGATGGATGGCATTTGCTTGTTAAGTCTATAATAACGAGTTTTTCATAG
- the fliO gene encoding flagellar biosynthetic protein FliO: MDFNFWIMLLKIIVFLPLILFLFYMSVKFGGNKLQSMQNGKFIKVLERVSLSKENSLIVVKIGDKGYVLTSSAGKVDTLLELSDEELMRLEATKEIPQYESLKDFYQKVMKKKEG, encoded by the coding sequence ATGGATTTTAATTTTTGGATAATGCTGCTTAAAATTATTGTGTTTCTTCCTTTGATTTTATTTTTGTTCTATATGTCTGTTAAGTTTGGAGGAAACAAACTTCAGAGCATGCAAAATGGGAAATTCATTAAAGTACTTGAGAGGGTTTCTCTTTCAAAGGAGAACAGCCTCATTGTAGTAAAAATAGGAGATAAGGGCTATGTACTCACTTCCTCGGCTGGCAAGGTAGATACTCTTTTAGAGCTTAGTGATGAAGAACTTATGAGATTAGAGGCAACAAAAGAAATTCCACAGTACGAAAGCTTGAAGGATTTTTACCAAAAAGTAATGAAAAAAAAGGAAGGATAG
- a CDS encoding flagellar basal body-associated FliL family protein translates to MAEKKEKVKEKGKGNALRIIIIVLLVILIFGGSFGGYLLYTKISGSNSIAENKTPNPTVQNSANDLSPYTYNMDEFLVNLSDEGGKRFFKAKLYLGYEAKKQKDMEKELEEKKPIIRDAINGVLRSKKASDFASQKNVEDLKKEILTRISAYFEKGKVTNIYFYEILIQ, encoded by the coding sequence ATGGCTGAAAAGAAAGAGAAAGTAAAAGAAAAGGGAAAAGGTAATGCTTTAAGGATTATTATTATAGTTTTGTTAGTAATTCTTATTTTTGGTGGAAGCTTTGGCGGATATCTTCTCTATACTAAAATCTCAGGCAGCAATAGTATCGCCGAAAATAAAACCCCTAATCCTACTGTGCAAAACTCAGCAAACGATCTTTCACCTTATACATACAATATGGATGAATTTTTAGTAAATCTTTCAGATGAAGGTGGAAAAAGATTCTTTAAGGCAAAGTTGTATCTAGGTTATGAAGCTAAAAAGCAAAAGGATATGGAGAAGGAACTCGAAGAAAAGAAGCCTATAATCAGAGATGCTATAAATGGTGTTTTGAGAAGTAAAAAAGCTTCAGACTTTGCATCGCAAAAGAATGTTGAGGACTTGAAAAAAGAAATCTTAACTAGAATAAGTGCTTATTTTGAAAAGGGAAAAGTAACTAATATATATTTTTATGAAATTTTAATTCAGTAG
- a CDS encoding flagellar FlbD family protein: MIKLTGLNNRELILNADHIEKVEAVPDSLITLTNGNKYIVLESTEEIINKVIEYKNRIFRIGL; this comes from the coding sequence ATGATAAAGCTTACAGGGCTTAATAATAGGGAACTAATTTTAAATGCTGACCATATAGAAAAAGTTGAAGCTGTGCCAGATAGCCTTATAACCTTGACAAATGGTAATAAGTATATTGTTCTTGAAAGCACAGAAGAAATAATCAATAAAGTTATAGAATACAAAAACAGAATTTTTAGGATAGGACTGTAA
- a CDS encoding flagellar hook protein FlgE, producing MLRSLYSGISGMRVNQTKLDVIGNNIANVGTTGFKNARVRFQDMLSQNVSQALAPGVNQGGVNPRQVGLGVQMAGIDTIVSQGMMQPTGRNLDVAVDGDGYFMVGSGQLPFDNDRAITLNGSEVLDTNGMSISFTRDGSFTLDKSGNLLTSDGYRVLGYAMGVNGGESSVKYKDGRLESVNFVNTNDLSVKSEGTLVPLVIPDSISRPASNFATGTKMPASSGNPESSPTISGLYTGETAVVEVKYTAASGEWSWFLNGKEQDNSIKPFVYNGVTIAPADPAPTTDSMWRQNLYAKSDEPVKVTTFNIGKDGVISAVLDDGSVSALGQIAMSSFKNPAGLTKLGRNLYEKSANSGDAIVRSGMNVPADQDNSGGYGDMLQGMLEMSNVDLAEQFTDMIVTSRAFQANSKTITTGDEILQDILNLKR from the coding sequence ATGTTAAGATCATTATATTCAGGAATATCTGGTATGAGAGTTAATCAGACTAAGTTAGACGTTATAGGTAATAACATAGCTAATGTAGGTACAACAGGTTTTAAAAATGCAAGAGTTAGATTTCAGGATATGTTAAGCCAAAATGTATCACAAGCTCTAGCACCAGGAGTTAATCAAGGTGGAGTTAATCCAAGGCAGGTAGGTCTTGGAGTTCAAATGGCCGGTATAGATACTATAGTTTCTCAAGGTATGATGCAGCCAACTGGAAGAAATCTTGATGTTGCTGTTGATGGTGATGGATATTTCATGGTTGGGAGTGGTCAACTTCCATTTGATAATGATAGAGCTATTACTTTAAACGGAAGTGAAGTCTTAGATACAAATGGTATGTCTATAAGCTTTACTAGAGATGGTTCATTTACATTAGATAAGTCAGGTAATTTATTAACTTCAGATGGATACAGAGTTTTAGGTTATGCAATGGGAGTTAACGGTGGGGAAAGCAGCGTTAAATATAAGGATGGAAGACTTGAAAGTGTTAACTTTGTAAATACTAACGATTTATCTGTTAAATCTGAAGGTACCTTAGTTCCTCTAGTTATACCAGATAGCATTTCAAGACCAGCGAGTAACTTTGCAACTGGAACAAAAATGCCAGCCTCAAGCGGTAATCCTGAAAGCTCGCCAACAATAAGTGGTTTATATACAGGTGAGACTGCTGTAGTTGAAGTTAAATATACTGCTGCATCAGGTGAGTGGAGCTGGTTTTTAAATGGAAAGGAGCAAGACAACTCTATAAAGCCTTTCGTTTATAATGGTGTGACTATAGCTCCTGCTGATCCTGCTCCTACAACAGATTCGATGTGGAGGCAAAACTTATATGCTAAATCTGATGAGCCAGTTAAAGTAACAACTTTTAACATTGGTAAGGATGGGGTTATTTCAGCAGTCTTAGATGATGGTTCTGTATCTGCACTTGGACAGATAGCAATGTCTTCATTTAAAAACCCAGCTGGATTAACTAAGCTCGGAAGAAATCTTTATGAGAAGTCAGCAAACTCTGGTGATGCTATAGTTAGAAGCGGAATGAATGTGCCTGCAGATCAAGACAATAGTGGCGGATATGGAGATATGCTTCAAGGAATGCTTGAAATGTCAAACGTAGATCTTGCAGAACAGTTTACAGATATGATTGTTACAAGCAGAGCCTTCCAGGCAAATTCAAAGACAATAACTACTGGAGATGAAATTCTTCAAGATATATTAAATTTAAAAAGATAA
- a CDS encoding TIGR02530 family flagellar biosynthesis protein — protein sequence MGYRVINGTLYQVNGIQPVDINSSSKPANKSKESFSEILKNTVDKRDSFLISNHAAERLKDRNISLNESDMNRINEGINKADEKGAKESLILYKDVVFVASIKNRTIITAVDKEGSKDNVFTNIDSVVLL from the coding sequence ATGGGATACAGAGTGATAAACGGTACACTATACCAGGTTAATGGAATTCAGCCCGTCGATATAAATAGCAGCAGCAAGCCAGCTAATAAAAGTAAAGAAAGCTTTAGCGAAATTTTAAAGAATACTGTAGATAAACGAGACAGCTTTCTAATATCAAATCATGCGGCTGAGAGACTTAAAGATAGAAATATCTCGCTGAATGAAAGTGACATGAATAGGATAAACGAAGGCATTAATAAAGCAGATGAAAAAGGTGCAAAGGAATCCTTGATATTATATAAGGATGTAGTATTTGTAGCAAGCATTAAAAATAGGACTATAATTACTGCTGTTGATAAAGAAGGCAGTAAGGATAATGTATTCACAAATATAGACAGTGTGGTGCTTTTATAA
- a CDS encoding flagellar hook capping FlgD N-terminal domain-containing protein, which yields MEVNTTSFLSEITSKDTKAAKTGINLKASDSAVGATSKGTKIVKPGNEMDKNAFLKILTAELSNQNPDNAKDSTQYVAQMAQFASLEQMSNLNSTMRMSSANSLIGKFVALRQTDFKGIPYTGTVQSVSKSGSNVILSVQVIKDGKSEVMEVDYSDVTDVADMPDYNQQALNENLLLLTSSSLIGKKAEFADKDAAGNIYKGTINGVFIDGNTVKLKVQVENSEEIVELPYTSLRRVEK from the coding sequence ATGGAAGTAAATACAACAAGCTTTTTATCTGAAATAACTTCAAAGGATACCAAGGCAGCAAAAACAGGCATTAACTTAAAAGCTTCGGATTCTGCAGTTGGGGCTACATCAAAAGGTACGAAGATAGTTAAACCAGGAAATGAAATGGATAAAAATGCTTTCTTAAAGATATTAACAGCGGAGCTATCAAACCAAAATCCTGATAATGCTAAGGATTCTACTCAATATGTTGCACAGATGGCCCAATTTGCATCTCTTGAGCAAATGTCAAACTTAAATAGTACTATGCGAATGAGTTCAGCCAACTCGTTAATTGGTAAGTTTGTTGCTTTAAGGCAGACGGATTTTAAAGGAATACCGTATACAGGTACAGTTCAAAGTGTTAGTAAATCAGGCAGCAATGTAATCCTTAGTGTACAAGTTATAAAAGACGGTAAGAGTGAGGTAATGGAAGTTGATTATAGCGATGTTACAGATGTGGCAGATATGCCGGATTATAACCAACAAGCTTTAAATGAAAATTTATTGTTATTGACTTCATCTTCATTGATAGGTAAGAAGGCAGAATTTGCGGATAAAGACGCTGCAGGAAACATATATAAAGGAACTATAAACGGAGTTTTCATTGATGGAAATACAGTAAAGTTAAAGGTACAAGTTGAAAATTCTGAGGAAATTGTTGAACTGCCATATACCAGCCTCAGAAGAGTTGAGAAGTAG
- a CDS encoding flagellar hook-length control protein FliK — translation MDSVNIKALSGKTTPAEMIPKANAKLDDKSFAKIIDKKLGEDIKKPENKEVEAKPSNINKTTDMAKHEEEQVEGNDTLDKAEPSETVDKKLMELLQLLASLGGTTKPKDILKLKQIVSEFFQGNKIEETNPIKTNADVLGLELGTIIDDKPTKLSELASKIVDKLASDSNFKDKLTAVISKINQDFGLITADDDKALRQAIIKELDSLVNSDVKSTSKTEFSIKDQETVNSLQHSEQVKIESVDSTIIETNKASTESSNYKRIQLDIKPGESEDKLLKGLLEKVDKKDPISNLTDRIANVVTRFEVIRTDKPLSAEAPVVINKDSFNMDFIKAVKFMDTNNLKELSVKILPKDLGEIIIRLSMDNGVMKANITASSKETYNLLNSQLPVISNQLAEQNMNIQSFNLSLYNGENFLFNGNGDSKRDGRQQGRKDSEIASIDNDDAVVQNYDIQDGNINALA, via the coding sequence ATGGATAGTGTAAATATTAAAGCTTTGTCAGGGAAGACAACTCCTGCAGAGATGATACCAAAAGCAAACGCAAAGCTGGATGATAAGAGCTTTGCAAAGATTATTGATAAAAAGCTTGGTGAAGATATTAAGAAGCCAGAAAACAAAGAAGTAGAGGCTAAACCTTCTAATATAAATAAGACAACTGATATGGCAAAGCACGAGGAAGAGCAAGTTGAAGGAAATGATACGCTTGATAAGGCTGAGCCTTCAGAAACAGTTGATAAAAAGCTGATGGAGCTTTTGCAGCTGCTTGCAAGCTTAGGAGGTACTACAAAGCCTAAGGATATTTTAAAACTAAAGCAAATAGTGTCTGAGTTTTTCCAAGGAAATAAAATTGAAGAAACTAATCCTATTAAGACTAATGCAGATGTTTTAGGATTAGAGCTGGGTACAATAATCGACGACAAACCTACAAAGCTTAGCGAGCTAGCTTCAAAGATAGTGGATAAACTAGCAAGTGATTCGAATTTTAAGGATAAACTAACAGCTGTAATAAGCAAAATAAATCAAGATTTTGGGCTTATTACTGCGGATGATGACAAAGCGTTGAGACAAGCTATAATTAAGGAATTAGATAGCTTGGTTAATAGTGATGTCAAATCAACAAGCAAAACAGAGTTTAGCATAAAAGATCAAGAGACCGTCAACAGCTTACAACACTCTGAACAGGTAAAAATAGAATCAGTTGATAGCACTATTATTGAAACAAATAAAGCTTCAACTGAAAGCAGCAACTACAAGCGAATCCAATTGGATATTAAACCTGGAGAAAGTGAAGATAAACTTTTAAAGGGATTATTAGAAAAGGTTGATAAAAAGGATCCGATAAGCAATTTAACAGATAGAATAGCAAATGTGGTTACAAGGTTTGAGGTTATAAGAACAGACAAACCGCTATCTGCAGAAGCACCTGTAGTAATTAACAAAGATAGCTTTAATATGGATTTCATTAAAGCTGTAAAATTTATGGATACTAACAACCTTAAGGAGCTTTCAGTTAAAATACTTCCTAAGGATTTAGGCGAAATCATAATAAGATTATCAATGGACAATGGAGTTATGAAGGCTAATATCACAGCTTCAAGTAAGGAAACCTATAATCTTTTAAATTCTCAGTTGCCAGTTATTAGTAATCAGCTTGCTGAGCAAAATATGAACATTCAAAGCTTTAATCTAAGTCTTTATAATGGCGAGAACTTTTTGTTTAATGGCAATGGAGATTCTAAGAGGGATGGAAGACAGCAGGGGAGAAAAGACAGTGAAATTGCTTCTATAGACAATGATGATGCTGTGGTACAGAATTACGATATACAGGATGGCAATATTAATGCGTTAGCATAG
- the fliJ gene encoding flagellar export protein FliJ, producing the protein MEGFNFKLQKLLDIREDKEEESKRYFKKAQMEKDEAEARLKTLRDNYNKYRFTSSGVSLAEQKMKHIYLNALNSSIMEAASELQKKIKALEARREELKQKQIERKTVEILKDKQLQCFIKEQALVEQKSNDEFALYGFIRANERR; encoded by the coding sequence TTGGAAGGATTTAACTTTAAACTTCAAAAGCTGCTAGATATTAGAGAGGACAAAGAGGAAGAGAGTAAAAGGTACTTTAAAAAAGCTCAGATGGAAAAAGATGAAGCTGAGGCAAGGCTTAAGACTTTAAGGGATAATTACAATAAATACAGATTCACATCTTCAGGGGTAAGCTTGGCGGAACAAAAAATGAAGCATATTTATCTAAATGCTTTAAACAGCTCAATTATGGAAGCTGCATCGGAACTTCAGAAGAAGATTAAAGCCCTAGAGGCAAGAAGAGAAGAGTTAAAGCAAAAACAAATTGAAAGAAAAACAGTTGAAATTTTAAAGGATAAGCAGCTTCAGTGTTTTATAAAAGAGCAGGCATTAGTAGAACAGAAGTCTAATGATGAGTTTGCTCTCTATGGGTTTATAAGAGCTAATGAAAGGAGGTGA
- the fliI gene encoding flagellar protein export ATPase FliI, whose translation MLSLDFEKIKRKVETADYVYIEGKVKKVIGLTVEVEGVRAFVGEVCTIYNEKNLPITCEVVGFKEDNVILMPLGELVGIAPGCRVVAEGKPMSINCSDSLLGKILDGLGNPLNEEQLKGGVPYQLDRDPPDPLKRKRIKDVLPTGVRAIDGFLTCGEGQRVGIFAGSGVGKSTTLGMIAKYAQADVNVISLIGERGREVLDFIERDLGEEGLKKSVIVCATSDRPALVRLKGAFTATAIAEYFRDQGKKVILMMDSVTRFAMAQREVGLAIGEPPATKGYTPSVFAMLPRLMERSGMSDKGSITAFYTVLVDGDDFNEPIADAVRGILDGHIVLSRALAAKNHYPAIDVLNSVSRLMPEIAEEEHRKTASLARDLMATYKDSEDLINIGAYVKGSNKKIDMAITYNDSIEKYLKQGIREHTSFKDSLLALNSIFK comes from the coding sequence ATGCTATCACTGGATTTTGAAAAGATTAAAAGAAAAGTAGAAACTGCTGACTATGTTTATATCGAAGGCAAGGTTAAAAAAGTAATTGGATTAACAGTTGAAGTTGAAGGTGTTAGAGCCTTTGTTGGCGAGGTATGCACTATATATAATGAAAAGAACTTGCCAATAACCTGTGAGGTGGTGGGGTTTAAGGAAGATAACGTAATTCTAATGCCCCTTGGTGAACTTGTTGGCATTGCGCCTGGCTGTAGAGTTGTTGCTGAGGGAAAGCCAATGAGCATAAACTGCTCGGATAGTTTACTTGGCAAGATATTAGATGGCCTTGGAAATCCCTTAAATGAGGAACAGCTAAAGGGCGGTGTTCCGTATCAGCTTGACAGAGACCCTCCTGACCCTTTAAAGAGAAAAAGGATTAAAGATGTTCTCCCTACAGGTGTAAGAGCGATAGATGGTTTTTTAACCTGTGGAGAGGGACAGAGAGTTGGAATATTTGCAGGTAGTGGTGTCGGTAAAAGTACAACTCTTGGAATGATTGCCAAATATGCGCAAGCTGATGTAAACGTAATTTCACTTATAGGCGAAAGAGGAAGAGAAGTACTTGACTTTATTGAAAGAGACCTTGGAGAAGAAGGTTTAAAAAAGTCAGTAATAGTCTGTGCCACTTCAGATAGACCCGCTTTAGTTAGGCTTAAAGGTGCTTTTACTGCTACTGCAATTGCAGAGTATTTTAGAGACCAAGGCAAGAAGGTTATACTAATGATGGATTCAGTTACCAGATTTGCAATGGCTCAAAGGGAAGTTGGACTTGCTATTGGAGAGCCTCCTGCTACAAAGGGCTATACACCTTCAGTGTTTGCCATGCTGCCTAGGCTTATGGAGCGTTCAGGTATGTCAGACAAGGGTTCTATCACAGCCTTCTACACAGTGCTTGTTGACGGTGATGACTTCAATGAGCCTATAGCTGACGCAGTAAGAGGTATATTAGATGGCCACATAGTGTTATCAAGAGCACTAGCTGCTAAAAATCATTATCCTGCTATAGATGTTTTAAACAGTGTTAGCAGACTTATGCCTGAAATAGCAGAGGAAGAGCATAGAAAGACCGCTTCCTTAGCTAGAGACCTAATGGCAACCTATAAGGATTCTGAGGATTTAATAAATATTGGTGCTTATGTTAAGGGAAGCAACAAAAAAATTGATATGGCTATAACATATAACGATTCAATAGAAAAATATTTAAAACAAGGAATTAGGGAACATACAAGCTTTAAAGATAGTTTGCTAGCTTTAAATAGTATTTTTAAATAG